The Corynebacterium vitaeruminis DSM 20294 genome window below encodes:
- the tkt gene encoding transketolase, whose amino-acid sequence MTLSPELQALTARTYPSDWTDTDTLAVDTVRILAADAVQKCGSGHPGTAMSLAPLAYTLFQRVMNLDPADTEWAGRDRFVLSCGHSSLTQYIQLYLGGFGLELDDLKALRTWGSLTPGHPEYRHTKGVEITTGPLGQGLASAVGMAMASRRERALFDPEAPAGTSPFDHYIYVIASDGDLQEGVTSEACSLAGTQELGNLIVFWDDNHISIEEDTNIAFNEKVVDRYKAYGWQVLEIEGGEDVTAFEAAVAEAKKDTTRPTFIRVRTIIGYPAPTMMNTGAVHGAALGEAEVAATKKELGFDPEQHFFVADEVIEHTRKLTERGAAKHAEWQKSFDAWAAANPENLALFERLRTRTLPEGFDAELPTWDADPKGIATRKASEATLQALGKTLPELWGGSADLAGSNNTVIKGSPSFGPASITTDTWTTEPGGRNLHFGIREHAMGSIINGIALHGGTRAYGGTFLIFSDYMRPAVRLAALMGTDAYYVWTHDSIGLGEDGPTHQPVEQLATLRAIPGVSMLRPADANEAAAAWRAALLYKEGPKGLALTRQNVPVLEGTKEKALDGVVRGAYVLVEGSKETPDVILMGTGSEVQLAVEAAKQLESEGIAARVVSVPCLDWFEEQDAEYQESVLPSEVTARVSVEAGIAMPWYRHLGSKGRAVSLEHFGASAPYQKLFEEFGITADAVVAAAHESLGA is encoded by the coding sequence GTGACTTTGTCTCCTGAGCTTCAGGCTCTTACCGCTCGTACCTACCCCTCCGATTGGACCGACACCGACACCCTAGCCGTGGACACCGTCCGTATCCTCGCCGCCGATGCCGTGCAGAAGTGTGGATCCGGCCACCCGGGCACCGCGATGTCCCTCGCGCCCCTGGCCTACACGCTGTTCCAGCGCGTGATGAACCTCGACCCGGCCGACACCGAGTGGGCGGGCCGCGACCGCTTCGTCCTTTCCTGCGGCCACTCCTCGCTGACCCAGTACATCCAGCTGTACCTGGGCGGGTTCGGCCTCGAGCTCGATGACCTGAAGGCCCTGCGCACCTGGGGTTCGCTTACCCCCGGCCACCCGGAGTACCGCCACACCAAGGGTGTGGAGATCACCACCGGCCCGCTGGGCCAAGGCCTGGCCTCCGCGGTGGGCATGGCGATGGCCTCCCGCCGCGAGCGCGCCCTGTTCGACCCGGAGGCACCGGCTGGCACCTCGCCCTTCGACCACTACATCTACGTCATCGCCTCCGACGGCGACCTCCAGGAGGGTGTGACCTCCGAGGCCTGCTCGCTGGCGGGCACCCAGGAGCTGGGCAACCTGATCGTCTTCTGGGACGACAACCACATCTCCATCGAGGAAGATACCAACATCGCCTTCAACGAGAAGGTCGTCGACCGCTACAAGGCCTACGGCTGGCAGGTCCTCGAGATCGAGGGCGGCGAGGACGTCACCGCCTTCGAGGCCGCCGTCGCCGAGGCGAAGAAGGACACCACCCGCCCGACCTTCATCCGTGTCCGCACCATCATCGGCTACCCGGCCCCGACCATGATGAACACCGGCGCCGTCCACGGCGCCGCCCTCGGCGAGGCCGAGGTGGCCGCCACCAAGAAGGAGCTGGGCTTCGACCCGGAGCAGCACTTCTTCGTCGCCGATGAGGTCATCGAGCACACCCGCAAGCTCACCGAGCGCGGCGCCGCCAAGCACGCCGAGTGGCAGAAGTCCTTCGACGCGTGGGCCGCCGCCAACCCGGAAAACCTCGCGCTGTTCGAGCGCCTGCGCACCCGCACCCTCCCCGAAGGCTTCGACGCCGAGCTGCCCACCTGGGACGCCGACCCGAAGGGTATTGCCACCCGCAAGGCGTCCGAGGCCACCCTCCAGGCGCTGGGCAAGACCCTGCCGGAGCTGTGGGGCGGCTCCGCCGACCTCGCCGGCTCCAACAACACCGTGATCAAGGGCTCGCCGTCGTTCGGCCCGGCCTCCATCACCACCGACACCTGGACCACCGAGCCGGGCGGCCGCAACCTGCACTTCGGCATCCGCGAGCACGCCATGGGCTCGATCATCAACGGCATCGCCCTGCACGGCGGCACCCGCGCCTACGGCGGCACCTTCCTCATCTTCTCCGACTACATGCGCCCGGCCGTGCGCCTGGCCGCGCTCATGGGCACCGACGCCTACTACGTCTGGACCCACGACTCCATTGGCCTCGGCGAGGACGGCCCGACCCACCAGCCGGTCGAGCAGCTGGCCACCCTGCGCGCCATCCCGGGCGTGTCCATGCTCCGCCCCGCCGACGCCAACGAGGCCGCCGCCGCCTGGCGCGCGGCCCTCCTCTACAAGGAGGGCCCGAAGGGCTTGGCCCTCACCCGCCAGAACGTGCCGGTGCTCGAGGGCACCAAGGAGAAGGCGCTAGACGGCGTCGTCCGCGGCGCCTACGTGCTGGTCGAGGGCTCCAAGGAGACCCCGGACGTGATCCTCATGGGCACCGGCTCCGAGGTCCAGCTGGCCGTCGAGGCGGCAAAGCAGCTGGAGTCCGAGGGCATCGCCGCCCGCGTCGTCTCCGTCCCGTGCCTCGACTGGTTCGAGGAGCAGGACGCCGAGTACCAGGAGTCCGTCCTGCCGTCCGAGGTTACCGCCCGCGTCTCCGTCGAGGCCGGCATCGCCATGCCGTGGTACCGCCACCTCGGTTCCAAGGGCCGCGCGGTCTCACTCGAGCACTTCGGCGCCTCCGCCCCGTACCAGAAGCTGTTCGAGGAGTTCGGCATCACCGCCGACGCCGTCGTCGCAGCCGCCCACGAGAGCCTGGGTGCGTAA
- the tal gene encoding transaldolase produces the protein MNAIDTLSQAGTSTWLDDLSRERITSGNLKELLTTKSIVGVTTNPAIFAGAMSKGTAYDAQIAELKAAGATADQAVYAMSIDDVRDACDILADTYAATGGADGRVSIEVDPRISADRDATIAQARELWGKVDRPNVMIKIPATPGSLPAISDALAEGISVNVTLIFSVARYREVIAAYIDGINRAAEAGLDVSKIFSVASFFVSRLDTEVDKRLEAIGSEEALALRGKAGVANAQRAYAVFQKLFDAAELPAGANVQRPLWASTGVKNSEYSPTLYVTELAGPNTVNTMPEGTIDAVLAADDVRGDTLTGAGEAAEELFKQLVAVGIDFEDVFEVLEREGVEKFVAAWEELLDKMAARLS, from the coding sequence ATGAACGCCATTGACACTCTCTCCCAGGCTGGCACCTCCACCTGGCTGGACGATCTCTCCCGCGAGCGAATCACCAGCGGAAACCTGAAGGAGCTGCTGACCACCAAGTCGATCGTCGGCGTGACCACCAACCCCGCCATCTTCGCCGGGGCGATGAGCAAGGGCACCGCCTACGACGCGCAGATCGCCGAGCTCAAGGCCGCCGGTGCCACCGCCGACCAGGCCGTGTACGCGATGAGCATCGACGACGTGCGAGACGCCTGCGACATCCTCGCCGACACCTACGCCGCGACCGGCGGCGCCGACGGCCGCGTCTCCATCGAGGTCGACCCGCGCATCTCCGCCGACCGCGATGCCACCATCGCGCAGGCCCGCGAGCTGTGGGGCAAGGTCGACCGCCCGAACGTCATGATCAAGATCCCGGCCACCCCGGGCTCGCTTCCGGCGATCTCCGACGCCTTGGCCGAGGGCATTAGCGTCAACGTCACCCTCATCTTCTCCGTCGCCCGCTACCGCGAGGTCATCGCCGCCTATATCGACGGCATCAACCGCGCCGCGGAGGCAGGCCTCGACGTGTCCAAGATCTTCTCCGTCGCCTCCTTCTTCGTCTCCCGCCTCGACACCGAGGTGGACAAGCGCCTCGAGGCCATCGGCTCCGAGGAGGCCCTCGCGCTGCGCGGCAAGGCCGGCGTGGCCAACGCCCAGCGCGCCTACGCCGTCTTCCAGAAGCTTTTCGACGCCGCCGAGCTGCCCGCTGGCGCGAACGTCCAGCGCCCGCTGTGGGCGTCGACGGGCGTAAAGAACTCGGAGTACTCCCCGACCCTGTACGTTACCGAGCTGGCTGGCCCGAACACCGTCAACACGATGCCGGAGGGCACCATCGACGCCGTGCTCGCCGCCGATGACGTGCGCGGGGACACCCTCACCGGCGCGGGCGAGGCCGCCGAGGAGCTGTTCAAGCAGCTGGTCGCCGTGGGCATCGACTTCGAGGACGTCTTCGAGGTTCTCGAGCGCGAGGGCGTGGAGAAGTTCGTCGCCGCCTGGGAGGAGCTCCTCGACAAGATGGCCGCCCGCCTGAGCTAG
- the zwf gene encoding glucose-6-phosphate dehydrogenase encodes MITPSDYEDDQKRSGKRDTWSNPLRDKADKRLPRIAGPSGMVIFGVTGDLARKKLLPAIYDLANRGLLPAGFTLVGYGRRDWSKSNFEDYVIKAVKAGARTDFRQNVWERLAEGMHFVTGNFDDDQAFDNLANRLSELDEERGTAGNWAFYLSVPPDYFSDVCHQLQRSGMAEGPGNSWRRVIIEKPFGHDLESAKRLNNLINSVFPEKSVFRIDHYLGKETVQNILALRFANQLFDPLWNSHYVDHVQITMAEDIGLGGRAGYYDGIGAARDVIQNHLIQLLALVAMEEPIDFTPEELQAEKIKVLRATTPVQPFSRTTARGQYSSGWQGSEYVPGLREEEGFDPKSTTETYAACTLMINSRRWAGVPFYLRTGKRLGRRVTEIALVFKDAPHQPFDAGSRHAQGQNVVVIRVQPDEGMLMRFGSKVPGSAMEVRDVNMDFSYSEAFTEESPEAYERLILDALLDEASLFPTNEEVELSWKILDPILDYWAKSGQPEEYPSGTWGPESADRMLARESRVWRRP; translated from the coding sequence CTGATCACCCCCTCCGACTACGAGGACGATCAGAAACGTTCGGGAAAGCGCGACACGTGGAGCAACCCGCTGCGCGACAAGGCGGACAAGCGCCTGCCCCGCATCGCCGGGCCCTCCGGCATGGTGATCTTCGGCGTCACCGGCGACCTCGCGCGAAAGAAGCTGCTCCCGGCGATTTACGACCTCGCCAACCGCGGCCTTTTGCCCGCGGGGTTCACGCTCGTCGGCTACGGCCGCCGCGACTGGTCCAAGTCGAACTTCGAGGACTACGTCATCAAGGCGGTGAAGGCGGGCGCGCGCACCGACTTCCGCCAGAACGTCTGGGAGCGCCTCGCCGAGGGCATGCACTTCGTCACCGGTAATTTCGACGACGACCAGGCCTTCGACAACCTGGCGAACCGGCTCTCCGAGCTCGACGAGGAGCGCGGCACCGCCGGAAACTGGGCGTTCTACCTCTCCGTTCCGCCGGATTACTTCTCCGACGTCTGCCACCAGCTCCAGCGCTCCGGCATGGCCGAGGGACCGGGCAACTCCTGGCGCCGCGTCATCATCGAGAAGCCCTTCGGGCACGACCTCGAGTCCGCCAAGCGGCTCAACAACCTCATCAACTCCGTCTTCCCGGAGAAGTCGGTGTTCCGCATCGACCACTACTTGGGCAAGGAGACGGTGCAGAACATCCTGGCGCTGCGATTTGCCAACCAGCTGTTCGACCCGCTGTGGAACTCCCACTACGTCGACCACGTGCAGATCACGATGGCCGAGGATATCGGCCTCGGCGGGCGCGCGGGCTACTACGATGGCATCGGCGCCGCCCGCGACGTGATCCAGAACCACCTGATCCAGCTCCTGGCGCTCGTGGCCATGGAGGAGCCGATCGACTTCACCCCCGAGGAGCTCCAGGCGGAGAAGATCAAGGTCCTGCGAGCAACCACCCCGGTGCAGCCGTTCTCCCGCACCACCGCCCGCGGGCAGTACTCCTCGGGCTGGCAGGGCTCGGAGTACGTCCCCGGCCTGCGCGAGGAGGAGGGCTTCGACCCGAAGTCGACCACCGAGACCTACGCGGCCTGCACGCTCATGATCAACTCCCGACGCTGGGCGGGCGTGCCCTTCTACCTGCGCACCGGCAAGCGCCTTGGGCGCCGCGTGACCGAGATCGCGCTCGTTTTCAAGGACGCGCCGCACCAGCCCTTCGACGCCGGTTCCCGCCACGCCCAGGGCCAGAACGTGGTGGTCATCCGCGTGCAGCCCGACGAGGGCATGCTCATGCGCTTCGGATCCAAGGTGCCGGGCTCGGCGATGGAGGTGCGCGACGTCAACATGGACTTCTCCTACTCGGAGGCATTCACCGAGGAATCTCCGGAGGCCTACGAGCGCCTCATCCTGGACGCGCTCCTCGACGAGGCCAGCCTCTTCCCCACCAACGAAGAGGTCGAGCTGAGCTGGAAGATCCTCGACCCGATCCTCGACTACTGGGCGAAGTCCGGGCAGCCCGAGGAGTACCCTTCGGGAACTTGGGGCCCGGAGTCCGCCGACCGCATGCTTGCCCGCGAGTCCCGCGTCTGGCGCCGCCCCTAG
- a CDS encoding glucose-6-phosphate dehydrogenase assembly protein OpcA — translation MIFELPDSSTRDIAKTLVRIRDTGGQVTTSRVLSLIVIARKEDDVEAVIRATNEASREHPSRVIVLIQGDPTVPSSRLDAEVRIGGDAGASELILINLDGEVANNLVHVVTPLLLPDTPIVTWWAYAAPVDPSSDPMGIIAQRRITDSLFDPPQDALYNRRNHYVPGDSDIAWARLTPWRGVLASTLDQPPHEMVQEVRVVGPQDSPSVDLAAGWLIDRLGVPVSRLVDEHAQACDADTIPVNRVELDRPSGTVVLEVLPDQDTLSVTFPGKEVALVAISRRSTSDCLAEELRHLDPDVAYQRALSGLAHVDYPQG, via the coding sequence ATGATTTTCGAACTGCCTGACTCCAGCACCAGGGACATCGCCAAGACGCTGGTCCGCATCCGCGACACCGGCGGCCAGGTGACCACGAGCCGCGTGCTCTCGCTCATCGTGATCGCCCGCAAGGAGGACGACGTCGAGGCGGTCATCCGCGCCACCAACGAGGCCTCCCGCGAGCACCCCTCGCGCGTCATCGTGCTCATCCAGGGCGACCCGACCGTCCCCTCCTCGCGCCTCGACGCCGAGGTGCGCATCGGCGGCGACGCCGGGGCCTCCGAGCTCATCCTCATCAATCTCGACGGCGAGGTGGCCAACAACCTGGTCCACGTGGTCACCCCGCTGCTGCTGCCGGACACGCCCATCGTGACGTGGTGGGCGTATGCCGCGCCGGTCGATCCCTCGAGCGATCCCATGGGGATCATCGCCCAGCGCCGGATCACCGATTCGCTGTTCGATCCGCCGCAGGACGCCCTCTACAACCGGCGCAACCACTACGTTCCGGGCGACAGCGACATCGCTTGGGCACGCCTTACCCCGTGGCGCGGCGTGCTCGCCTCCACGCTCGACCAGCCGCCGCACGAGATGGTGCAGGAGGTCCGCGTCGTGGGGCCGCAGGACTCCCCCAGCGTCGACCTCGCGGCGGGCTGGCTCATCGACCGGCTAGGCGTTCCGGTCTCCCGGCTGGTCGACGAACACGCACAGGCCTGCGATGCGGACACCATTCCGGTCAACCGCGTCGAGCTCGACCGCCCCTCCGGCACCGTGGTGCTTGAGGTCCTGCCCGACCAGGACACCCTTTCGGTCACCTTCCCAGGCAAGGAGGTCGCCTTGGTGGCCATCTCGCGCCGCAGCACCTCCGACTGCCTGGCCGAGGAGCTGCGCCACCTCGACCCGGACGTGGCCTACCAGCGCGCGCTCAGCGGATTGGCCCACGTGGACTACCCGCAGGGCTAA
- the pgl gene encoding 6-phosphogluconolactonase: MEAVADEAAKRFAKVMRKVSKRGGVTGDGIARVVLTGGGAGILMLRKLRDLDIDWERVHVFFGDERNVPVSDPESNEGQAREALLEHVDIPEANIHGYGLGGVDMNAAAENYESVLADFAPRGFDLHLLGMGGEGHINSIFPDSAAVKETTKKVVAVTDSPKPPAERVSLTLPAVNSSARVWLLVAGAAKADAAKAIVDRKPAVDWPAAGAEGTKETLLIVDEEAASKL; the protein is encoded by the coding sequence ATGGAAGCCGTGGCCGACGAGGCCGCTAAACGCTTTGCCAAGGTCATGAGGAAGGTGTCCAAGCGCGGCGGCGTCACCGGCGACGGAATCGCCCGCGTCGTGCTCACCGGCGGCGGCGCTGGCATCCTCATGCTGCGCAAGCTGCGCGACCTTGATATCGACTGGGAACGAGTCCACGTCTTCTTCGGCGACGAGCGCAACGTGCCCGTCTCCGATCCGGAGTCCAACGAGGGGCAGGCGCGCGAGGCACTGCTCGAGCACGTGGACATCCCGGAGGCCAACATCCACGGCTACGGGCTCGGCGGCGTGGACATGAACGCCGCTGCCGAGAACTACGAGTCGGTGCTCGCCGACTTCGCACCGCGCGGCTTCGACCTGCACCTTTTGGGCATGGGCGGCGAGGGGCACATCAACTCGATCTTCCCCGACTCCGCGGCGGTGAAGGAGACCACCAAGAAGGTCGTGGCGGTCACGGACTCCCCCAAGCCCCCGGCCGAGCGCGTGTCGCTGACCCTGCCGGCCGTCAATTCCTCGGCCCGGGTCTGGCTGCTCGTGGCTGGCGCCGCGAAGGCGGATGCGGCCAAGGCCATCGTCGACCGCAAGCCGGCCGTCGACTGGCCCGCCGCGGGCGCCGAAGGCACCAAGGAGACCCTCCTCATCGTGGACGAGGAAGCGGCCTCCAAGCTCTAG
- the secG gene encoding preprotein translocase subunit SecG: protein MALALEIILLISCVIMTLFVLLHRGKGGGLSSLFGGGVQSNLSGSTVVEKNLDRVTIFTGIIWIACIVGLNLIQAYGN, encoded by the coding sequence ATGGCACTGGCGCTGGAAATCATCCTGCTTATCTCCTGCGTGATCATGACCCTGTTCGTGCTCCTGCACCGCGGCAAGGGCGGCGGACTGTCCTCCCTGTTCGGTGGCGGCGTGCAGTCCAACCTGTCCGGCTCCACCGTGGTGGAGAAGAACCTGGACCGCGTGACCATCTTCACCGGCATCATCTGGATTGCCTGCATCGTGGGCCTCAACCTGATCCAGGCCTACGGCAACTAG
- the ppc gene encoding phosphoenolpyruvate carboxylase encodes MSKDPLMEDIRYVGALLGRIIAEQEGEEVYERVEAIRQKSFEVAKGQATMEELFGSLGDLEAEQAISVVRAFNHFALLANVVEDLHDATHARKLLEAGEPPKDSTLDATWIKLDEAKIDKAELASFAARAEVAPVLTAHPTETRRRTVFDVQEHMSDLLSQRRAILEAAPNALTEKALADVDKQMRRWLAVLWQTALIRVARPTIKDEVEVGLRYYRLSLLDAIPEINRRVGEELQRRFGVAEADNVVIKPGSWIGGDHDGNPYVTNDTLLYATTRAAETVLSYYVDQLHALEHELSLSDRMTTVSDELRELAAKGHNDIPGRVDEPYRRAVHGMRGRMMSTLVDKIGEDAVVGTWFKEFEPYADAAEFIADLDVLDRSLRASHDELIADDRLGAIRASAQSFGFHLYSLDLRQNSESFEDVLTEVFAAAGVVEDYRALDEDAKRALLLDELRSARPLVPPRFAGFSEPTVRELKIFEAAGEAVRKFGARMVPHTIISMAASVSDILEPMILLKEFGLIESRDGKLTGAMDIAPLFETIEDLNAGASVLRTLWEIPLYRDYLSQRGDLQEVMLGYSDSNKDGGYFSANWALYAAETQLVELSEEFDIDIRLFHGRGGTVGRGGGPSYDAILAQPKGAVNATIRVTEQGEIISAKYGSHTSALANLEALVSGAIEASLLEVDDLGSTPTDAYDTMQEISELSKAKYTELAHDDPGFIAYFTGSTPLAEIGSLNIGSRPSSRKQTSSLADLRAIPWVLSWSQSRVMLPGWYGMGTALDEWAGHGPEREERLARLKELNDSWPFFASVLSNMAQVMSKAEMSVAKFYSELVSDKEAAERIYGKIEEEFELTKKMHAQITGYSGLLDDNPLLERSVRSRFPYLLPLNAIQWRLLKAYRDGDESYSVVHGIRLTMNGLATALRNSG; translated from the coding sequence ATGTCGAAAGATCCGTTGATGGAGGACATTCGGTATGTGGGTGCTCTCCTAGGAAGAATCATCGCCGAGCAAGAAGGGGAGGAGGTGTACGAGCGGGTCGAGGCCATCCGGCAGAAGTCCTTCGAGGTGGCCAAGGGACAGGCCACCATGGAGGAGCTGTTCGGCTCGCTGGGCGACCTCGAGGCCGAGCAGGCCATCTCGGTCGTGCGCGCGTTTAACCACTTCGCGTTGCTGGCCAACGTGGTCGAGGACCTCCACGACGCCACGCACGCCCGTAAGCTGCTCGAGGCGGGGGAGCCGCCGAAGGACTCCACCCTCGACGCGACCTGGATCAAGCTCGACGAGGCAAAGATCGACAAGGCGGAGCTGGCCTCGTTCGCCGCGCGTGCCGAGGTCGCGCCGGTGCTCACGGCTCACCCCACCGAGACCCGCCGACGCACGGTGTTCGACGTCCAGGAACACATGTCCGACCTGCTCTCGCAGCGCCGAGCCATCCTCGAGGCCGCACCCAACGCCCTGACGGAAAAGGCCTTGGCCGACGTCGACAAGCAAATGCGACGATGGCTGGCCGTCCTGTGGCAGACCGCGCTCATCCGCGTCGCGCGCCCGACCATCAAGGACGAGGTCGAGGTCGGCCTGCGCTATTACCGGCTCAGCCTGCTCGACGCGATCCCGGAGATCAACCGCCGGGTCGGCGAGGAGCTGCAGCGTCGCTTCGGCGTGGCGGAGGCCGACAACGTAGTAATCAAGCCTGGATCCTGGATCGGTGGCGACCACGACGGTAACCCCTACGTCACCAACGACACCCTCTTGTACGCCACGACCCGCGCCGCGGAGACCGTCCTCAGCTACTACGTCGACCAGCTCCACGCCCTCGAGCACGAGCTCAGCCTCTCTGACCGCATGACCACGGTCAGTGACGAGCTGCGCGAGCTCGCGGCGAAGGGCCACAACGACATCCCGGGCCGCGTGGACGAGCCCTACCGCCGCGCCGTGCACGGTATGCGCGGGCGCATGATGTCCACCCTGGTGGACAAGATCGGCGAGGACGCCGTGGTGGGGACCTGGTTCAAGGAGTTCGAGCCCTACGCGGACGCGGCCGAGTTCATCGCCGACCTCGACGTGCTCGACCGCTCCCTGCGCGCCTCCCACGACGAGCTCATCGCCGACGATCGGCTCGGCGCGATCAGGGCCTCGGCCCAGTCCTTCGGGTTCCACCTCTACTCGCTGGACCTGCGCCAGAACTCCGAGAGCTTTGAAGACGTGCTCACCGAGGTCTTCGCCGCCGCGGGCGTGGTGGAGGACTACCGCGCGCTCGACGAGGACGCCAAGCGCGCATTGCTTCTCGACGAGCTGCGCTCCGCGCGCCCACTCGTGCCACCGCGTTTCGCGGGCTTTAGTGAGCCCACGGTCCGCGAACTGAAGATCTTCGAGGCCGCCGGCGAGGCCGTGCGGAAGTTCGGGGCCCGCATGGTCCCGCACACGATCATCTCCATGGCCGCGAGCGTCTCCGACATCCTCGAGCCGATGATCCTGCTCAAGGAGTTCGGGCTCATCGAGTCCCGCGACGGGAAGCTTACCGGCGCGATGGACATCGCACCGCTGTTCGAGACCATCGAGGACCTCAACGCTGGCGCCTCCGTGTTGCGCACTCTGTGGGAGATCCCGCTCTACCGCGACTACCTTTCCCAGCGCGGCGACCTGCAGGAGGTCATGCTGGGCTACTCCGACTCCAACAAGGACGGCGGCTACTTCTCCGCCAACTGGGCCCTCTACGCCGCGGAGACGCAGCTGGTGGAGCTGTCGGAGGAGTTCGACATCGACATCCGGCTCTTCCACGGCCGCGGCGGCACCGTCGGCCGCGGCGGCGGCCCGTCCTACGACGCCATCTTGGCCCAGCCGAAGGGCGCGGTCAACGCCACCATCCGCGTGACCGAACAGGGCGAGATCATCTCGGCGAAGTACGGTTCGCACACCTCGGCGCTGGCCAACCTGGAGGCGCTGGTCTCAGGCGCGATCGAGGCCTCGCTGCTGGAGGTCGACGACCTCGGCTCGACCCCGACCGACGCCTACGACACCATGCAGGAGATCTCGGAGCTGTCCAAGGCCAAGTACACCGAGCTCGCCCACGACGACCCCGGCTTCATCGCCTACTTCACCGGTTCCACGCCGCTGGCGGAGATCGGCTCGCTCAACATCGGATCGCGGCCGTCCTCGCGCAAGCAGACCTCCTCGCTCGCCGACCTCCGCGCCATCCCGTGGGTGCTGAGCTGGTCGCAGTCGCGCGTCATGCTGCCCGGTTGGTACGGCATGGGCACCGCTCTAGACGAGTGGGCGGGTCACGGCCCCGAGCGCGAGGAGCGCCTGGCCAGGCTCAAGGAGCTCAACGACTCCTGGCCGTTCTTCGCCTCCGTGCTGTCCAACATGGCGCAGGTGATGAGCAAGGCCGAGATGAGCGTTGCCAAGTTCTACTCCGAGCTGGTCAGCGACAAGGAGGCTGCGGAGCGCATCTACGGCAAGATCGAGGAAGAGTTCGAGCTAACCAAGAAGATGCACGCCCAGATCACCGGCTACTCCGGCCTGCTGGACGACAACCCGCTGCTCGAGCGCTCGGTCCGCTCGCGCTTCCCGTACCTGCTGCCGCTCAACGCCATCCAGTGGCGCCTGCTCAAGGCCTACCGCGACGGAGATGAGAGCTACAGCGTGGTCCACGGCATCCGCCTGACCATGAATGGCTTGGCCACCGCGCTGCGCAACTCCGGCTAG
- the tpiA gene encoding triose-phosphate isomerase: MARKPLIAGNWKMNLDHKQAIATVQKLAFALPKDVYDKVDVAVTVPFTDIRSVQTLVDGDKLLITYGAQDVSVHESGAYTGEVSAEMLSQLGCTWVVVGHSERRQYHGETDELVAAKAKAALGKGMKPIVCVGEPLEIREAGTHVEYVVEQTRASLAGLSAEDLANTVIAYEPVWAIGTGKVASAADAQEVCAAIRKLVAEVSDEATAAGIRILYGGSVKAETVAEIVGQTDVDGGLVGGASLDGEAFAKLAANAAAGL; this comes from the coding sequence ATGGCACGTAAGCCACTTATCGCTGGAAACTGGAAGATGAACCTGGATCACAAGCAGGCCATCGCTACCGTGCAGAAGCTCGCCTTTGCGCTTCCGAAGGACGTCTACGACAAGGTCGACGTTGCGGTCACCGTCCCGTTCACCGACATCCGCTCCGTGCAGACGCTGGTCGACGGCGACAAGCTGCTCATCACCTACGGCGCGCAGGACGTCTCCGTCCACGAGTCCGGCGCCTACACCGGTGAGGTCTCCGCCGAGATGCTCTCCCAGCTGGGCTGCACCTGGGTCGTGGTGGGACACTCCGAGCGCCGCCAGTACCACGGCGAGACCGACGAGCTGGTCGCCGCCAAGGCGAAGGCAGCGCTCGGCAAGGGCATGAAGCCCATCGTCTGCGTCGGCGAGCCGCTGGAGATCCGCGAGGCTGGCACCCACGTCGAGTACGTGGTCGAGCAGACCCGCGCCTCCCTGGCAGGGCTGAGCGCCGAGGACTTGGCCAACACCGTCATCGCCTACGAGCCGGTCTGGGCCATTGGCACCGGCAAGGTCGCTTCCGCGGCCGACGCGCAGGAGGTCTGCGCCGCCATCCGCAAGCTCGTCGCCGAGGTCTCCGACGAGGCCACCGCAGCGGGCATCCGCATCCTCTACGGCGGCTCGGTCAAGGCCGAGACCGTGGCCGAGATCGTCGGCCAGACCGACGTCGACGGCGGGCTCGTCGGCGGCGCCTCGCTCGACGGCGAGGCCTTCGCGAAGCTCGCTGCCAACGCAGCCGCTGGCCTCTAA